Proteins co-encoded in one alpha proteobacterium HIMB5 genomic window:
- a CDS encoding dTDP-4-dehydrorhamnose 3,5-epimerase (PFAM: dTDP-4-dehydrorhamnose 3,5-epimerase~TIGRFAM: dTDP-4-dehydrorhamnose 3,5-epimerase) yields MKLIKTKFINGPKILKTKIFKDNRGFLKETFQNKVVNQKFPFDIMSFSKKNVLRGLHLQTVNSQAKLITVTYGKIFDVAVDLRRNSKTFGKYVSIVISHNDAFSFYIPEGFAHGFVCLSKTCTVNYKCSNYRHSKSEKTISWDDKNINIKWPIKKPILSVKDINGMSLIDYKKEQL; encoded by the coding sequence ATGAAATTAATTAAAACAAAATTCATTAACGGTCCAAAAATTTTAAAAACAAAAATTTTTAAAGATAATAGAGGTTTTTTAAAAGAAACTTTTCAAAATAAAGTTGTTAATCAAAAATTCCCTTTTGACATAATGTCTTTTTCAAAAAAAAATGTTTTACGAGGATTGCATCTGCAAACTGTTAATTCACAAGCAAAATTAATTACAGTCACATATGGTAAAATTTTTGATGTAGCAGTTGACTTAAGAAGAAATTCTAAAACATTTGGAAAATATGTTTCAATAGTTATATCTCATAATGATGCATTTTCTTTCTATATTCCAGAAGGTTTTGCCCATGGTTTTGTCTGTCTAAGTAAAACCTGTACTGTTAATTATAAATGTTCAAACTACAGGCATTCTAAGTCAGAAAAAACAATTTCTTGGGATGATAAAAATATAAATATTAAATGGCCAATCAAAAAACCTATTTTATCAGTAAAAGATATAAATGGAATGAGTTTAATTGATTATAAAAAAGAACAATTGTGA
- a CDS encoding Acetyltransferase (GNAT) family (PFAM: Acetyltransferase (GNAT) family), with the protein MIRYLERKDKENWIKLYCGYAKFYNVPMSQNILDTLWNWIHDKNHVIEGICFELEGKVVAIAHFRTMPRPIKGHYVGFLDDLFVNPDYRRQKIAQKIINHLKILSKDKNWQGIRWITHSTNENAKKLYDKIAINTGFELYELKGD; encoded by the coding sequence ATGATTAGATATTTGGAACGAAAAGATAAAGAAAATTGGATAAAATTGTATTGTGGATATGCAAAGTTTTACAATGTTCCAATGAGTCAGAATATTTTAGATACTTTATGGAATTGGATACATGATAAAAACCATGTAATTGAGGGCATTTGTTTTGAGTTAGAGGGAAAAGTCGTTGCAATAGCCCATTTCAGAACCATGCCAAGACCTATTAAGGGCCATTATGTTGGATTTTTAGACGATTTATTTGTTAATCCAGATTATAGACGACAAAAAATAGCTCAAAAAATAATTAATCATTTAAAAATACTATCAAAAGATAAGAATTGGCAAGGAATTAGATGGATTACCCACTCCACTAATGAAAATGCGAAAAAATTATATGATAAAATAGCAATAAACACGGGATTTGAATTATATGAACTTAAAGGGGACTAA
- a CDS encoding ACT domain-containing NAD-binding homoserine dehydrogenase (PFAM: Homoserine dehydrogenase; Homoserine dehydrogenase, NAD binding domain; ACT domain) — MKNNVNIAVIGLGQIGIYLYNELQKKKKLIELKTGKKIKIVGISARNKNKKRRFTIDKKIFFSNPLDIIKKTNIDILFESIGLSDGISKKIVETALKNKIHVITPNKALIAKHGDYLSSLAEKNNVNLEFEAAVAGGIPILRSIKEGIATNKISKVFGILNGTCNYILSEMENSKQNFENVLKKAQALGYAEPGNPKLDLNGYDAFAKVRILSALCFNSKVAQNKCLMEGIEKIELKDISIANQLNMRIKLLGISEIINNQLFERVHPCLVSKNSYIGNVNGVMNAVITNGKPVGESIMQGEGAGPGPTSSSLLSDLLSILRGNIKYPFGSPTTKRKKLKPYNVLNYTNSLYLRFEVKDIPGVLSKITNQMARYKISVKRLIQTPDNNASKATIVIITHKTTELSIKNCLKKLSKENILLKQPTLIRLYN, encoded by the coding sequence ATGAAAAATAATGTTAACATTGCAGTTATTGGATTAGGACAAATTGGTATTTATCTTTACAATGAGTTACAAAAAAAGAAAAAATTAATAGAACTTAAAACTGGAAAAAAAATTAAAATTGTTGGAATTTCAGCAAGAAATAAGAATAAAAAAAGAAGATTTACAATTGATAAAAAAATTTTTTTCTCAAATCCACTAGATATAATAAAAAAAACTAATATTGATATATTGTTTGAGTCTATTGGTTTATCTGATGGTATTTCAAAAAAAATTGTAGAAACAGCTTTAAAAAACAAAATACACGTTATCACTCCCAATAAAGCACTAATAGCAAAACATGGTGATTACCTATCTTCATTAGCGGAAAAAAATAACGTCAACTTAGAATTTGAAGCCGCGGTAGCAGGAGGAATACCAATATTAAGAAGTATTAAAGAGGGGATAGCAACAAATAAAATTTCAAAGGTTTTTGGAATATTAAATGGTACTTGTAATTACATTCTATCTGAAATGGAAAATTCCAAACAAAATTTTGAGAATGTATTAAAAAAAGCTCAAGCTCTCGGTTATGCAGAACCTGGAAATCCAAAATTGGATTTGAATGGCTATGATGCTTTTGCAAAAGTTAGAATTCTTTCAGCTTTATGTTTTAATTCTAAGGTAGCTCAAAACAAATGTTTAATGGAAGGAATAGAAAAAATTGAATTAAAAGATATTTCAATTGCAAATCAATTAAATATGAGAATCAAACTTCTTGGTATTTCTGAAATTATAAATAATCAATTATTTGAAAGAGTACATCCGTGCTTAGTCAGTAAAAATAGTTATATTGGTAATGTGAATGGTGTAATGAATGCTGTTATTACTAATGGTAAACCTGTTGGTGAGAGTATTATGCAAGGAGAGGGGGCAGGACCAGGCCCTACATCATCATCATTATTATCAGATCTATTATCTATTTTAAGAGGAAATATTAAGTATCCATTTGGATCACCAACAACTAAAAGAAAAAAACTTAAACCCTATAATGTATTAAACTACACAAATTCTTTATATTTGAGGTTTGAAGTTAAAGATATACCTGGTGTTTTATCAAAAATAACAAATCAAATGGCTAGATATAAAATTTCAGTTAAAAGATTAATTCAAACACCTGATAATAATGCTAGTAAAGCAACGATTGTTATTATTACTCATAAGACTACTGAGCTAAGTATAAAAAATTGTCTAAAAAAACTTAGTAAAGAAAACATTCTTCTAAAACAGCCCACATTAATTAGACTATATAATTAA
- a CDS encoding phage integrase family protein,phage integrase family protein (PFAM: Phage integrase, N-terminal SAM-like domain; Phage integrase family) — protein MSNLTTDLKAIQEETLLNLKASKSNNTIRAYKSDFHDFGLFCVKNGFKSLPSNPKTVSLYLTYLATKNMKISTIKRRLVSIAVVHKMKGHYLDNKHPSIIENLLGIKRRKGIKQKGKKPLLINNLKQIINVIDENNSSEIKIYRDRSIILLGFGGGFRRNELVSLNFDDLDFVNEGLKVSIRKSKTDQYGEGSIKALPYFDNPQYCPVKSLQKWLEISKIKEEAIFRKFHKGTKISNIRLSDQSVALLIKYYLNKAGIDSSDYSGHSLRSGFATSAAEAGAEERSIMEMTGHKSTEMVRRYIKEANLFKNNALNKIKL, from the coding sequence ATGAGTAATTTAACAACAGATTTAAAAGCTATACAAGAAGAAACATTACTTAATTTAAAAGCTTCGAAATCTAATAATACTATAAGAGCTTATAAATCTGACTTTCATGATTTTGGATTATTTTGTGTTAAAAACGGTTTTAAATCATTACCCAGCAATCCAAAAACAGTTTCATTATATTTAACCTATTTAGCAACAAAAAATATGAAAATAAGTACTATAAAGAGAAGATTGGTATCAATAGCAGTAGTACATAAAATGAAAGGACATTATCTAGACAATAAGCATCCATCAATTATTGAAAATTTACTAGGAATTAAAAGAAGAAAAGGAATTAAACAAAAAGGAAAAAAACCATTATTAATCAATAATTTAAAACAGATTATTAATGTAATAGATGAAAATAATTCTTCAGAAATAAAAATTTATAGAGATAGATCTATTATACTTTTAGGGTTTGGAGGAGGTTTTAGAAGAAATGAGTTAGTTTCATTAAATTTTGATGATCTAGATTTCGTAAATGAAGGTTTAAAAGTTAGTATAAGAAAGTCTAAAACAGATCAATATGGTGAAGGATCAATTAAAGCACTACCCTATTTCGATAATCCTCAATATTGTCCAGTTAAATCATTACAAAAATGGTTAGAAATATCAAAAATAAAAGAAGAAGCCATTTTCAGAAAATTTCACAAAGGTACGAAAATATCTAACATCCGTTTAAGTGATCAGTCTGTCGCGTTATTAATAAAATATTATTTAAATAAAGCTGGCATAGATAGCTCTGATTACTCGGGACATAGTTTAAGATCTGGTTTTGCTACATCAGCTGCTGAAGCTGGAGCTGAGGAAAGAAGCATTATGGAGATGACTGGCCATAAATCCACTGAAATGGTTAGAAGATATATTAAAGAGGCAAATTTGTTTAAAAACAATGCTTTAAATAAAATAAAGTTATAG
- a CDS encoding Membrane transport protein (PFAM: Membrane transport protein), producing MEIYIKLFEVLFPVFFVVGIGYYLGKKNPKIDTTFITNFAANVGTPAMIIYALNPVNISFNVFINYFWYYAIAIIGFLIIGTIILYILNTKDIIRELPPLTMPNTGNMGLPICLFAYGSQGLGVSAAISALIILCHFTLGVFLANRKFSLQVIIKSPPFYAILVAVFLLYYDLELPGFVENTTFLLMYATIFLILMSLGIALTRLKVFSLYKAIFSSIGRVIVGPIIGYLLILYFNLEGFAAGVLLIQCSMPSAVLNYLVASIYSPKYIVDSVASTIVVSTLMSFITIPIVVFFALKYFN from the coding sequence ATGGAAATTTACATAAAGTTATTTGAAGTATTGTTTCCAGTTTTTTTTGTAGTCGGGATTGGCTACTATTTAGGTAAAAAAAATCCAAAAATAGATACTACGTTTATCACTAATTTTGCAGCTAATGTTGGTACGCCAGCAATGATAATCTATGCTTTAAATCCAGTAAATATTTCATTTAATGTTTTTATTAACTATTTTTGGTATTATGCAATAGCTATTATAGGATTTTTAATTATTGGTACAATAATATTATATATTTTAAATACTAAGGATATAATAAGAGAACTTCCACCTTTAACAATGCCTAATACAGGTAATATGGGGTTACCAATATGTTTATTTGCTTATGGCTCTCAAGGACTTGGGGTTTCTGCAGCTATTTCTGCATTAATAATTTTATGTCACTTCACACTAGGTGTATTTCTGGCTAATAGAAAATTTAGTTTACAAGTTATAATTAAAAGTCCTCCATTTTATGCAATCCTTGTTGCTGTTTTTTTACTTTATTACGATTTAGAATTACCTGGTTTTGTTGAGAATACTACCTTTCTTTTAATGTACGCAACAATTTTTTTAATTTTGATGTCATTGGGAATCGCTTTAACAAGATTAAAAGTTTTTTCATTGTATAAAGCTATATTTTCTTCAATAGGCCGCGTTATTGTAGGACCTATTATAGGATATTTATTAATTTTATATTTTAATTTAGAAGGATTTGCTGCTGGAGTTTTATTGATACAATGTTCAATGCCTAGTGCTGTTCTTAATTATCTTGTTGCATCGATATATTCACCAAAATATATAGTTGATAGTGTTGCTAGTACTATAGTTGTTTCAACTTTAATGTCGTTTATAACCATTCCAATTGTTGTATTCTTTGCTTTAAAATACTTTAATTAA
- a CDS encoding O-6-methylguanine DNA methyltransferase (PFAM: 6-O-methylguanine DNA methyltransferase, DNA binding domain~TIGRFAM: O-6-methylguanine DNA methyltransferase), with amino-acid sequence MNLKGTKFQIKVWNYLKKIPKGETRTYLQVAKAIGKPKAHRAVANAVGKNPYPPKIPCHRVIRSDGSLGGYSGKGGIKTKLKLLRSEKVKI; translated from the coding sequence ATGAACTTAAAGGGGACTAAATTTCAGATAAAAGTTTGGAATTATTTAAAAAAAATACCCAAAGGTGAAACCAGGACCTATTTACAAGTAGCAAAAGCAATAGGAAAACCAAAAGCTCATCGCGCAGTCGCGAATGCAGTGGGCAAAAACCCCTATCCTCCCAAAATACCTTGTCATAGAGTAATTCGCTCAGATGGAAGTCTTGGAGGTTACTCTGGTAAAGGTGGAATCAAGACAAAACTAAAATTATTAAGATCTGAAAAAGTTAAAATTTGA
- a CDS encoding EamA-like family transporter (PFAM: EamA-like transporter family), translating into MRAIILNLCAWSILPIMDAFAKYLSQDMHVLQVVWARYFFTVVIVLPIILIFFKKQFKWTDKPQLQLIRGLLLLFATLFFFYAISKISMAKALTLAFVCPLVVTAFSPFLLNERVGFRRWSAVIIGFLGSLIVIRPGFIDFNLASIAALGTGIMYAFYLIATRKLSTTDSPLLTLLLTGIIGALLTTIIIPFVWIFPSKEQWLMMFSIGLFATLGHLFLILSLKLADASKLAPLAYFEIVNNVIIGFYIFNEFPDNWTLVGLFIIILSGVYISRREVIVNH; encoded by the coding sequence ATGAGGGCGATTATTCTCAATTTATGCGCTTGGTCAATACTTCCAATTATGGATGCATTTGCAAAATACTTAAGTCAAGACATGCATGTTCTTCAAGTTGTTTGGGCAAGATATTTTTTTACAGTAGTAATTGTTTTACCGATAATACTAATCTTTTTTAAAAAACAATTTAAATGGACTGATAAACCACAACTTCAACTCATTAGAGGATTGTTGTTACTTTTTGCTACTCTTTTTTTCTTTTATGCTATTTCAAAAATATCAATGGCAAAAGCACTTACTTTAGCATTTGTATGCCCTTTGGTAGTTACAGCATTTTCACCATTTTTATTAAATGAAAGGGTAGGGTTTAGAAGATGGTCAGCTGTTATAATTGGTTTTCTAGGGTCACTAATTGTAATTAGACCTGGTTTTATTGATTTTAATCTTGCTAGTATTGCAGCACTCGGTACTGGAATAATGTATGCTTTTTATTTGATTGCAACTCGCAAATTAAGTACAACCGACAGTCCTTTATTAACTTTGTTGTTAACTGGAATAATAGGAGCTTTACTTACAACTATTATAATTCCTTTTGTATGGATCTTCCCAAGTAAAGAGCAATGGTTAATGATGTTTAGTATTGGATTATTTGCAACATTAGGTCATTTATTCTTGATACTTTCATTGAAATTAGCTGATGCTTCTAAATTAGCCCCATTAGCTTACTTTGAGATAGTAAATAACGTCATAATTGGCTTTTATATTTTTAATGAATTTCCTGATAATTGGACGCTAGTAGGTTTATTTATAATAATTTTGAGCGGTGTCTACATTTCTAGGAGAGAGGTTATTGTAAATCATTGA
- a CDS encoding glycosyltransferase group 2 (PFAM: Glycosyl transferase family 2) codes for MFSILIPTLNNLEYLKICIKSIIDNSKYNHQIIVHVNIGDDGTLDYVRENNITHTHTSHNAGICKGLNLASTKTIYDLLLYSHDDFYFCPDWDTVMMNEINNLSNNKFYFSGSMIATNGQYSLSCGENFKNFNEKKLLNEYKRIKFRNFQGSTWAPHIIHKEYWNKVNGLSEEFFPGSGSDPDLNMKLWKQGIRIFKGLGDSKVYHFDIKTMRKEKKYIGSKSGKLFLMKWKVSIKFFKKYYLRSMEDYNGELNEPIKNFSYYFDLLKCKLQYFYLKMIYKNINNLIKY; via the coding sequence ATGTTTTCTATATTGATACCTACTTTGAATAATTTAGAATATCTTAAAATTTGCATAAAAAGTATTATTGATAATTCCAAATATAATCATCAAATTATTGTTCATGTAAATATTGGTGATGATGGCACCTTAGATTATGTAAGAGAAAATAATATTACACACACTCACACCTCTCATAACGCTGGTATTTGCAAAGGTCTTAATTTAGCTTCAACAAAAACAATTTACGATTTATTGTTATATTCTCACGATGATTTTTATTTTTGTCCAGATTGGGATACAGTTATGATGAATGAAATAAATAATCTTTCAAATAATAAATTTTACTTTTCTGGATCAATGATTGCTACTAATGGTCAGTATTCTTTAAGTTGTGGAGAAAATTTTAAGAATTTTAATGAAAAAAAATTACTTAATGAATATAAAAGAATAAAATTCAGAAATTTTCAAGGTAGCACTTGGGCACCTCATATAATTCATAAAGAATATTGGAATAAAGTTAATGGGTTAAGTGAAGAATTTTTTCCTGGGTCCGGATCTGATCCAGATTTAAATATGAAATTATGGAAGCAGGGTATAAGAATTTTTAAAGGATTAGGTGATTCAAAAGTTTATCATTTTGATATAAAAACTATGAGGAAAGAAAAAAAATATATAGGCAGTAAAAGTGGAAAACTTTTTCTAATGAAATGGAAGGTTTCAATTAAATTTTTTAAAAAGTATTATCTTAGATCTATGGAGGATTATAATGGCGAACTAAATGAGCCAATAAAAAATTTTAGTTACTATTTTGATCTTTTAAAATGTAAACTACAATATTTTTATCTAAAAATGATATATAAAAATATTAATAACCTTATTAAATACTAA
- a CDS encoding glycosyltransferase group 2 (PFAM: Glycosyl transferase family 2), protein MSIYTDLTLVLVSYKSREKIKKLIKNISPNIKIVIIDNSEDKKIINDFKYSKNIEVFLKKNIGYGAAVNFAKSKIQTKYFLLCNPDLENLDDNKIISFYEIGNKLYPNFLALGPNFELTNSTIKNSYEIKSKISGSCMFFNSYNFDNLGGFDENFFLYFEEDDLCKRGNKKKMFSYKINNIYINHNIGTSVSFENEIQLKKLKELTLWHFIWSKFYFYKKHYGKLISIIIFFPTILRTLFKIFYTTIINNKEKNRKYKVRLSGLLSSITGKKSFKRI, encoded by the coding sequence ATGAGCATATATACTGATCTTACTTTAGTATTGGTTTCGTACAAAAGTAGAGAAAAAATTAAAAAACTTATAAAAAATATCTCACCTAATATTAAGATTGTAATCATTGATAATTCAGAAGATAAAAAAATAATCAATGATTTCAAATATTCAAAAAATATTGAAGTATTTCTAAAAAAAAATATTGGTTATGGTGCTGCGGTAAACTTTGCAAAATCAAAAATTCAAACAAAATATTTCTTATTATGTAATCCTGATTTAGAAAATTTAGATGATAATAAAATTATATCATTTTATGAAATTGGAAATAAACTATATCCAAATTTTTTAGCACTTGGGCCTAATTTTGAATTAACAAATAGTACAATTAAAAATTCATATGAAATTAAAAGTAAAATCAGTGGATCTTGTATGTTTTTTAATAGTTACAATTTTGATAATTTAGGAGGTTTTGACGAAAATTTTTTTTTATATTTTGAAGAAGATGACTTATGCAAAAGAGGAAATAAAAAAAAAATGTTTTCATACAAAATTAATAATATCTATATAAATCATAATATAGGGACATCAGTAAGTTTTGAAAATGAAATCCAATTAAAAAAACTTAAAGAGTTAACTTTATGGCACTTTATTTGGTCAAAATTTTATTTTTATAAAAAACATTATGGTAAACTAATCAGTATAATTATTTTTTTTCCAACAATTTTAAGAACACTATTTAAAATATTTTATACAACAATAATTAATAACAAAGAAAAAAATAGAAAATATAAGGTTAGATTGTCAGGTTTATTAAGCTCTATAACTGGTAAAAAATCTTTTAAAAGAATATAA
- a CDS encoding glycosyltransferase, family 1 (PFAM: Glycosyl transferases group 1) has product MRISILLPYKENFSPTYAGAVSLFVNSTNRLSKFKENITVYGSTSHKKKLSANYININLAKKFLSSQSKEYVNKFFEINKDSPPDIIEIHNRPIYVNKLTELKSKIVLYFHNDPISMIGSKTVQERMDLLNICSKIIFNSEWSKKQYLKELKSFFHKSKKLEVIHQSITKKKIDISKKEKLISFVGKLNSAKGYDIFGEAIIKILNKYPTWKSTVIGDEPREKLIFNHKNLKILGFQNHQKVLNNFDKTSIAVACSRWEEPFGRTSLEAASRGCAVIISNRGGLPETITNGIILRNLNHKSLFLEIEKLIKNETKLQYLQKQSLKNFYLTDKYISNKIDNYRNNLISSLKINLIRSNNLDKIKILHVTNFNERHNGRLFYNTGKRINNGFIRLNHSVLEFSDRDIVSYYRNINDLNGSKRLNNKLLEVISNYVPDIIVLGHADLIKTETLKYIKKNYPNIKMAQWFLDRMDSNWIKNKKRFLDKIDLMDASFCTTDPKSLNLEKKYNTFFMPNPVDESFETLKNYNNKFFNNDVFFAMSHGVHRGILKKGKFDERENFINKLIKLTPDIRFDLYGMNGIQPIWADNYLYAISQSKIGLNLSQGRAAKYYSSDRFSQLIGNGLLVMIDEKTKIGNFFNNDEIILYKNILDLSEKIEKFSNDNKLRNLIAKKGRNKYFKYFNSTIIADFIINKTFENKKKYYWEKN; this is encoded by the coding sequence ATGAGAATTTCTATTTTATTACCATATAAAGAAAATTTTTCACCAACTTATGCAGGAGCAGTATCATTATTTGTTAATTCTACAAATAGATTAAGTAAGTTCAAAGAAAATATAACCGTTTATGGATCAACAAGTCATAAAAAAAAACTATCAGCTAATTATATTAATATTAACCTTGCAAAAAAATTTTTATCAAGTCAATCAAAAGAATATGTAAATAAATTTTTTGAAATCAATAAAGATAGCCCTCCTGATATAATTGAAATCCATAATAGACCTATATACGTAAATAAATTAACTGAATTAAAATCAAAAATTGTATTATATTTTCATAATGATCCAATTAGCATGATTGGATCAAAAACAGTCCAAGAAAGAATGGACTTACTTAATATATGTTCAAAGATTATATTTAATAGTGAATGGTCAAAGAAACAATATTTGAAAGAATTAAAAAGTTTTTTTCACAAATCTAAAAAACTTGAAGTTATACATCAATCAATAACAAAAAAGAAAATTGATATTTCAAAAAAGGAAAAATTAATCTCATTTGTTGGTAAACTAAATAGCGCAAAAGGTTATGATATTTTTGGTGAAGCTATAATTAAAATTTTAAATAAATATCCAACTTGGAAATCTACTGTAATAGGTGATGAACCACGAGAAAAATTAATATTTAATCATAAAAATCTTAAGATTTTAGGTTTTCAAAATCATCAAAAGGTTTTGAATAACTTTGATAAAACAAGTATTGCTGTCGCTTGCTCAAGATGGGAGGAACCTTTTGGGAGAACAAGTTTAGAAGCAGCTAGTCGAGGATGTGCGGTTATTATTTCTAATAGAGGAGGATTGCCAGAAACTATAACCAATGGAATAATATTAAGAAATCTAAATCATAAATCTTTATTTCTAGAAATTGAAAAATTAATTAAAAATGAGACAAAACTTCAATATTTACAAAAACAATCTTTAAAAAATTTCTATCTAACAGATAAATATATTTCCAATAAGATTGATAATTATAGAAATAATTTAATTTCTTCATTAAAAATAAATTTAATTAGATCAAATAATTTAGATAAAATTAAGATTTTACATGTCACTAATTTTAATGAAAGACACAATGGAAGATTATTTTATAATACCGGTAAAAGAATAAACAATGGGTTTATAAGATTAAATCATAGTGTTCTTGAATTTAGTGACAGAGATATAGTTAGCTATTACAGAAATATTAATGATTTAAATGGTTCAAAACGTCTTAATAACAAACTTTTAGAAGTTATTTCTAATTATGTTCCAGACATTATTGTATTAGGACATGCTGATTTAATAAAAACTGAAACTTTAAAATACATTAAAAAAAACTACCCAAATATTAAAATGGCCCAATGGTTTTTAGATAGGATGGATAGTAATTGGATTAAAAATAAAAAAAGATTTTTAGACAAGATCGATTTAATGGATGCAAGTTTTTGTACGACAGATCCTAAATCACTTAATTTGGAAAAAAAATACAATACATTCTTTATGCCAAACCCTGTAGATGAATCTTTCGAAACATTAAAAAATTATAATAATAAATTTTTTAATAACGATGTATTTTTTGCGATGAGTCATGGAGTTCATAGAGGTATATTGAAAAAAGGTAAATTTGATGAGAGGGAAAACTTTATAAATAAGTTAATTAAATTAACTCCTGATATAAGATTTGATTTATATGGTATGAATGGAATCCAACCAATTTGGGCAGACAATTATTTATATGCTATATCACAATCAAAAATAGGTCTTAATTTAAGCCAAGGTAGAGCGGCTAAATATTATAGTAGCGATAGATTTTCACAATTAATTGGTAATGGTCTATTAGTTATGATTGATGAAAAAACTAAAATAGGAAATTTTTTTAATAATGATGAAATTATTTTATACAAAAATATATTAGATCTATCAGAAAAAATTGAAAAATTTAGCAATGATAATAAATTAAGAAACTTAATTGCAAAAAAGGGTAGGAACAAATACTTCAAATACTTTAATTCCACAATAATTGCTGATTTTATAATTAATAAAACTTTTGAGAATAAAAAAAAGTATTATTGGGAAAAAAATTAG
- a CDS encoding GIY-YIG domain-containing protein, possible endonuclease (PFAM: GIY-YIG catalytic domain), which produces MILSKINNRFISYVGYTNNLQKRLILHNTSKGAKFTKGNTWKLIYSKTYYDKSKAMREEFKLKKNYLKRKTLKNNFLLKNEIN; this is translated from the coding sequence ATGATTTTATCCAAAATCAACAACAGATTTATTTCTTACGTCGGATATACTAATAATCTTCAAAAAAGACTTATTTTACATAATACATCAAAAGGTGCAAAATTTACTAAAGGGAATACATGGAAACTTATATATTCAAAAACATATTATGATAAAAGCAAAGCTATGAGAGAAGAATTTAAATTAAAAAAAAATTATTTAAAAAGAAAAACTTTAAAAAATAATTTTTTACTAAAAAATGAAATTAATTAA